A section of the Trachemys scripta elegans isolate TJP31775 chromosome 10, CAS_Tse_1.0, whole genome shotgun sequence genome encodes:
- the TNFRSF17 gene encoding tumor necrosis factor receptor superfamily member 17 yields the protein MAQHCFKNEYFDSLLQSCIPCHLRCSSKPPFSCQSYCNESTTGQVKVSDAILWIGLGIGVILTFTVFILMVLFKMRHPKQSKEELKNTESAVELNVILKADIETSVNTDIIVDSLQSEASLMYSVEECTCGDCDLVKLQTGFDTSFPLPATEEGATVLVTTKTSEYCSYIPGVMMTL from the exons ATGGCTCAACATTGCTTCAAAAATGAGTATTTTGACAGCTTGCTGCAATCTTGTATACCCTGTCACCTTCGATGTTCCAGTAAGCCACCTTTTTCATGTCAGAGCTATTGTAATGAGA gtactACAGGTCAAGTAAAAGTATCAGATGCAATTCTTTGGATCGGTTTGGGAATAGGAGTGATTTTAACATTCACAGTGTTCATATTAATGGTCTTGTTTAAAATGCGGCACCCAAAACAATCAAAGGAAGAACTGAAAAACACAG AGTCTGCAGTGGAGCTGAATGTTATACTCAAGGCTGATATTGAGACCAGTGTGAATACAGATATAATTGTAGATTCCCTCCAAAGTGAAGCATCACTGATGTATTCAGTGGAGGAATGCACTTGCGGGGACTGTGACTTGGTGAAACTCCAAACTGGCTTTGATACTTCATTCCCATTACCAGCGACAGAGGAAGGAGCTACTGTTCTGGTCACCACAAAGACTTCTGAATATTGCAGCTATATTCCAGGTGTTATGATGACTCTGTGA